A region from the Lolium perenne isolate Kyuss_39 chromosome 4, Kyuss_2.0, whole genome shotgun sequence genome encodes:
- the LOC127332379 gene encoding B3 domain-containing protein Os06g0194400-like has protein sequence MAEANPYEEQRRRQVEENKSKLEELRLHRLSAAVRVAAVKPMPKVTIRPRNHRPPPDVIRRSARIARLDKQPYFRITKAHRDKKAELPRPVYATNEERAYAIAKAQELKDQLDSHYPAFLRPLSLSYAAGSWLSIPLQFSKRYLPRCDEMILLVDEEGAEFQVLYRAHSSALSATGWKPFASAHKLADGDCLLFQQVERIKFKVYIITASSYHETDH, from the exons ATGGCCGAGGCGAATCCGTACGAGGAGCAGCGCCGGAGGCAGGTGGAGGAGAACAAGAGCAAGCTGGAGGAGCTGCGGCTGCACCGCCTCTCTGCGGCCGTACGCGTCGCCGCCGTCAAGCCCATGCCG AAAGTGACGATTAGGCCGAGGAATCATCGCCCGCCGCCGGACGTGATCCGGCGGTCTGCCCGCATCGCTCGCCTCGACAAGCAGCCGTATTTCCGCATCACAAAGGCACATCGTGATAAAAAGGCAGAATTGCCTCGTCCGGTGTACGCGACCAACGAGGAGAGAGCCTACGCCATCGCCAAGGCCCAAGAGCTCAAGGACCAGCTGGACTCCCACTACCCTGCCTTTCTCAGACCCTTGAGCCTGTCTTATGCCGCAGGAAGCTGGCTG TCCATACCGCTGCAGTTCAGCAAGAGGTATCTCCCGCGGTGCGACGAGATGATCTTACTGGTGGACGAGGAAGGTGCCGAGTTTCAGGTGCTTTACCGTGCGCACAGTAGTGCTCTCTCCGCCACTGGTTGGAAACCATTCGCCAGCGCTCACAAGCTGGCTGATGGTGACTGCTTGCTGTTCCAGCAGGTTGAGAGGATAAAGTTCAAG GTCTACATAATTACAGCAAGTTCTTACCACGAAACGGACCACTGA